From Malaciobacter mytili LMG 24559:
TTCATGGTTCATTGGATATTCAAACAACAGGTAAAAAAGAGTTTGAAGAGTATATGGATAAAATTTTAGAAGGTATTCCTAATCTTTATCATGGTGTAGAACTTATGGTAAATGAAGGAAATGTTGTAGCTGTAAGAGCAGTATATAACGGAACTCATAAAGGAAAAATTTTCGAATATGAAGCTACAAATAAAAGAATAAAATATAATGGAGCTTCTTTTTTTAAATTTGATAATGGAAAAATAGTTGATATATGGGTTTTAGGAGATTTAGCAAATCTTCTTAAACAGTTAAAATAGATTTTATGTATCAAATAAGTAATAATATCTATTGTCAAAAAGATATTTTAGATTTGGAAATACCAACTAAACTATTGACCAATCCATATTATGATTATCCATATTTAATAATAGAGAATTTTTTTTCACAAAAAATATTAAAAGAACTTTGTGAAATGCTAAAGTCAAATAGTGATGTTGAAGATGCCAAAATTAGAAAAATAAATGATTTAAATATTCTTGATAAGAAATTAGATAAGAGTATTCGAAAAACAAAGATTCATAAATTGCCTAAAAGATATTTAAATATTTATGAAAAAAAATTTATTTTTCATCAAAAAAAAATTGAAGAATTTTTCAAATTAGCTTTAACAACATCAACCAAAGTTCAAGTTCTTCAATATACCGAAGGTTGTTTTTATAAAGCTCATAGTGATGATTCAAATATGATAGTTAAGGATGATAAACTAGTAGGCTTTTTACCTGTTGCATTACAAAGAAAAATTACAACAGTACTTTTTTTAGATGATGAGTATGAAGGTGGAGAGTTAGTATTTAATTATTTATATGACAAAGACGGAAATGTTGTACAACTAAAAGGTAGAAGTGGAGATATGATAGTTTTTCTAAGTAATCCTGTTTACACCCATGAAGTAAAAGAGGTGATAAGTGGTAATAGGTTTACTCTAGTGCAATGGCATGATGCTATAATAAATTAAGGTTTAATATGCACAACGAAGAATTAGAGATGATTGGAAGTTTAAAAGAAAAGAGTATGAATATACAAGATAGTGTTTATCAAATAATCTTCTTTATTCATAATAAAGAAGATTATGAAAGTGCAGCACAAGTTATAATTAGACATAAAATTTCAATGTCAAAACTAGCAAAAAATACTTTTAAACTTACACTTTTACAATTTGCAAAACTTGCAGATGTAGTTATTAAAATAAAAAGGGGTAAGTAAAATACTTACCCTAAAAATTCAATAATATTAACAGCAGCAGTAGCACCATCACCAGCAGCACAAACCACTTGCTTAGCAGCATCAATTCTAACATCACCAGCAGCATATAAACCAGGAACAGAAGTTTTCATTTTTAAATCAACAATAACTTCCCCTTGCTCATTTACTTCACATAAAAATGAACCATCTTCTTGTTTAATTGGCTCATTTAATACATCCCTTCCTACAAATACAAA
This genomic window contains:
- a CDS encoding ester cyclase, whose amino-acid sequence is MKTKTNKELVKLYYDELWNKQNKEYIDILFDDNITFHGSLDIQTTGKKEFEEYMDKILEGIPNLYHGVELMVNEGNVVAVRAVYNGTHKGKIFEYEATNKRIKYNGASFFKFDNGKIVDIWVLGDLANLLKQLK
- a CDS encoding 2OG-Fe(II) oxygenase, with translation MYQISNNIYCQKDILDLEIPTKLLTNPYYDYPYLIIENFFSQKILKELCEMLKSNSDVEDAKIRKINDLNILDKKLDKSIRKTKIHKLPKRYLNIYEKKFIFHQKKIEEFFKLALTTSTKVQVLQYTEGCFYKAHSDDSNMIVKDDKLVGFLPVALQRKITTVLFLDDEYEGGELVFNYLYDKDGNVVQLKGRSGDMIVFLSNPVYTHEVKEVISGNRFTLVQWHDAIIN